A single window of Drosophila suzukii chromosome 3, CBGP_Dsuzu_IsoJpt1.0, whole genome shotgun sequence DNA harbors:
- the Ubc6 gene encoding ubiquitin-conjugating enzyme E2-17 kDa translates to MSTPARRRLMRDFKRLQEDPPTGVSGAPTDNNIMIWNAVIFGPHDTPFEDGTFKLTIEFTEEYPNKPPTVRFVSKVFHPNVYADGGICLDILQNRWSPTYDVSAILTSIQSLLSDPNPNSPANSTAAQLYKENRREYEKRVKACVEQSFID, encoded by the exons ATGTCAACACCCGCACGCAGACGTCTTATGAGAGATTTTAAAAG ACTTCAGGAGGATCCACCAACGGGTGTTTCGGGTGCGCCAACAGATAATAATATTATGATATGGAATGCTGTGATTTTTGGTCCACACGATACACCATTCGAGGACGGAACCTTTAAGTTAACCATAGAATTTACGGAAGAGTATCCAAACAAACCGCCAACAGTTCGATTCGTATCGAAAGTATTTCATCCCAATGTGTACGCAGACGGTGGAATTTGCTTGGACATATTGCAGAACCGTTGGAGTCCCACATACGACGTGTCAGCCATACTAACATCTATACAG TCACTGCTGAGCGATCCCAATCCCAATTCACCGGCTAACTCCACCGCCGCCCAGCTGTACAAAGAAAATCGCCGCGAGTACGAGAAGCGTGTGAAAGCCTGCGTGGAGCAGAGTTTCATCGATTAG
- the Jhbp3 gene encoding protein takeout yields the protein MQSLLIVASLLICFMGCSSAGNMPDYIQVCHRNDPELSKCLKNSVHNLRPYLAKGIKELNVPPLEPLYIGDLAILDGSAGLTVKARKLNVLGASNFEITKLRASTQNRRFDFELILPHLHGDGMYEINGNILALPIKGNGPFTGNFTNFVAYVRVQYDIKNVNDLEYLHVKEFALKIRTGKGYLKLENLFNGDKVLGDVINDTINQNFEVFTNDLIAPIARALEAEFKVVTTKILENFTYSELFPV from the exons ATGCAGTCCTTACTTATCGTGGCCTCTCTCCTGATCTGTTTCATGGGTTGCAGCTCAGCTGGCAATATGC CTGACTATATCCAAGTGTGCCATCGCAATGATCCCGAACTGTCAAAGTGCCTTAAGAACAGTGTTCACAATTTGCGACCCTACTTGGCCAAAGGTATTAAGGAATTGAATGTACCACCACTAGAGCCCCTGTACATTGGAGATCTTGCCATTTTGGATGGGTCCGCTGGACTTACGGTTAAGGCCAGAAAACTTAACGTCCTGGGGGCCTCGAACTTCGAAATCACTAAGCTGAGGGCGTCCACCCAAAATCGTCGATTCGACTTCGAGTTGATTTTACCCCATCTCCACGGCGATGGCATGTACGAGATCAATGGCAACATCCTGGCGTTGCCCATCAAGGGTAATGGACCATTCACAGGAAATTTTACCAACTTTGTGGCTTATGTGCGCGTCCAATATGATATCAAGAACGTTAATGATCTGGAATATCTGCACGTTAAGGAATTCGCTTTAAAGATTCGCACTGGCAAGGGATACCTTAAGCTGGAGAACCTCTTCAATGGAGATAAAGTTTTGGGTGACGTCATTAATGACACTATTAACCAAAATTTCGAGGTCTTTACCAACGATTTGATAGCACCGATTGCCCGCGCTCTGGAGGCCGAATTCAAGGTCGTCACGACCAAAATCCTGGAGAACTTTACCTACAGCGAGCTCTTCCCGGTCTAA